One region of Camelina sativa cultivar DH55 chromosome 6, Cs, whole genome shotgun sequence genomic DNA includes:
- the LOC104790222 gene encoding LOW QUALITY PROTEIN: F-box protein SKIP14-like (The sequence of the model RefSeq protein was modified relative to this genomic sequence to represent the inferred CDS: inserted 1 base in 1 codon) encodes MALNFSHRPFSSHLSEEPMKIANGNWCSSFDKGDCFDFGRGDSSSSSVDILDVLPSDPFGMDINNTFTAITGWLEDLXFNNQYGRRRDDIWIGDGNHQQLFAGLSFIWNNAMQFQSSSGYSYGSESLHGFGEAFDGSLFSACKFPETSVDNNVFGGAFDGDGSCHGAFISASSVDEVLSVEGSRSSEVVGSSDRCTNGDDENASVHPAFGFCLYHLGVKDLLSVSMVCKSLRTTVCDDSLLWKHIHICQPLNEKITEESLLHLTERAQGTMQCLRLVDCCRITDDCLKRVLERNPQVVKLGVPGCTRITIDGILSILRDLNSVGKLQLKHLEIGGLFGVTKDHYDELFELLNIDNNVEQKIQKPRFYHRGDSCVSCDDDRALDIEMCPKCQNSRLVYDCPAEDCKGKREGSEECRACSLCIQRCYHCGRCINDSEYEETFCLEFLCAVCSKPAPKVTL; translated from the exons ATGGCTTTGAATTTTTCACATAGACCCTTTTCTTCCCATTTATCTGAGGAACCAATGAAGATAGCCAATGGGAATTGGTGTTCCAGTTTCGATAAAGGTGATTGCTTTGATTTTGGAAGaggtgattcttcttcttcttctgttgacaTACTTGATGTTTTGCCATCTGATCCCTTTGGTATGGATATCAACAACACTTTCACCGCCATTACTGGTTGGCTTGAGGATT GATTTAATAACCAGTATGGGAGAAGGAGAGATGACATTTGGATTGGTGATGGAAACCATCAGCAGCTCTTTGCTGGATTGAGTTTCATTTGGAACAATGCTATGCAGTTTCAGAGTAGTAGTGGGTACAGTTATGGATCGGAGTCTTTGCACGGTTTTGGTGAGGCCTTTGATGGGTCTCTGTTCTCCGCATGTAAATTCCCCGAGACTAGTGTGGACAACAATGTGTTTGGAGGTGCATTTGATGGTGATGGGTCTTGTCATGGCGCCTTTATATCTGCGAGTAGTGTGGATGAGGTATTGAGCGTTGAGGGTTCGAGGAGTAGTGAAGTTGTAGGAAGCAGTGATCGATGCACTAATGGAGACGACGAGAATGCGAGCGTTCATCCAGCGTTTGGTTTTTGTCTTTATCACTTGGGAGTGAAGGATCTTCTTTCAGTCAGTATGGTTTGCAAGTCTCTGCGTACAACTGTGTGTGATGATTCGTTACTGTGGAAACATATCCACATTTGTCAACCGTTAAATGAGAAGATCACTGAAGAGTCTCTGCTGCATTTAACTGAGAGGGCTCAGGGTACTATGCAGTGTTTGAGGCTTGTAGATTGCTGTAGAATTACTGATGATTGTCTTAAGCGGGTGTTGGAGCGCAACCCGCAAGTAGTCAAG CTTGGTGTGCCTGGATGCACAAGGATCACTATTGATGGTATTTTGAGCATCTTAAGGGATCTGAATTCTGTGGGAAAGCTTCAACTGAAGCATTTAGAAATCGGTGGCCTCTTTGGAGTTACCAAAGATCACTATGATGAATTGTTTGAATTGTTGAACATTGACAATAATGTCGAACAGAAGATTCAGAAGCCGCGTTTTTACCATAGAGGAGACTCATGTGTGTCCTGTGATGATGACCGGGCGCTAGATATTGAGATGTGCCCAAAGTGTCAGAATTCTAGGCTTGTGTATGATTGTCCAGCAGAAGATTGTAAAGGGAAAAGGGAAGGTTCTGAGGAATGTCGTGCTTGTTCTCTTTGCATACAGAGGTGTTATCATTGTGGTCGGTGCATCAATGACAGCGAATATGAAGAAACGTTTTGTCTAGAGTTTTTGTGTGCTGTTTGTTCGAAGCCGGCCCCTAAGGTAACTCTCTAG
- the LOC104793894 gene encoding putative nuclease HARBI1, protein MDTIMQPLMEYYNRYFSKQPMAEERGLGWQNLERQIRNKPVNCMNMLRMHPEAFKNLCTTLEQRYNLRSTDNISIDEMVAIFLVTCGQNASQRFVGMTFGRSQETAYRKFHEVLDAVERLACEYLKTPTTTSLQHYPRKLQEDSRYWPFFSGFVGALDGTHVKVMVGGSDAVGYFDRNGQKSLNIMAICDLNMIFKYAWLGAAGSTHDSLVLQYAIDGDPLFPRPPIGKYYLVDSGYANKRGFLAPYRGSSRENIRYHLSEFDAGAPRNKKELYNRWHASLRSVIERTFGVWKKKWTILDNLPRYDVKTQNRIVHATMVLHNFIRLHRIPDADFEDENVTARDSRGRRFAEGELNRLEEEEGTNDGQYMNNVRDEIANMLWNVRRH, encoded by the coding sequence ATGGATACGATAATGCAGCCTTTGATGGAGTATTACAATCgttatttttctaaacaacCAATGGCGGAAGAACGAGGATTAGGTTGGCAAAACCTTGAAAGGCAGATTCGTAACAAGCCGGTAAATTGTATGAACATGTTAAGGATGCATCCGGAAGCATTCAAGAACCTGTGCACAACGCTGGAGCAACGTTACAACTTACGGAGTACCGATAATATCAGTATTGATGAGATGGTGGCAATATTTTTGGTTACATGCGGTCAAAATGCATCTCAACGCTTTGTTGGAATGACTTTTGGTCGTTCCCAAGAGACTGCTTATCGAAAGTTCCATGAGGTACTGGACGCTGTAGAGAGACTTGCATGTGAGTATTTAAAaactccaacaacaacatcactcCAGCACTATCCTCGTAAGTTACAAGAAGATTCAAGATATTGGCCTTTCTTTAGTGGATTTGTTGGAGCACTTGATGGAACGCATGTCAAAGTAATGGTTGGAGGTAGTGATGCAGTTGGGTATTTTGATAGAAATGGACAGAAAAGTCTAAACATAATGGCCATATGCGATTTAAACATGATCTTCAAGTATGCATGGCTAGGCGCAGCTGGATCCACACATGATTCATTGGTGTTGCAGTATGCAATAGATGGAGATCCTTTATTCCCGAGACCTCCTATAGGTAAGTATTATCTCGTCGATTCTGGATATGCGAACAAGCGGGGATTTCTAGCTCCATATAGAGGAAGCAGCAGAGAAAACATCAGATATCATCTTTCAGAATTTGATGCAGGTGCTCCGAggaacaaaaaagaattatataataGGTGGCATGCATCACTTCGTTCTGTGATAGAACGAACATTCggagtttggaaaaaaaaatggacgaTTCTTGACAATTTGCCTCGTTATGATGTCAAGACTCAGAACAGAATTGTGCATGCTACTATGGTTCTTCACAATTTTATCAGGCTTCATAGAATTCCAGATGCTGATTTTGAAGACGAAAATGTCACTGCTCGAGATAGTCGTGGACGACGATTTGCAGAAGGCGAACTTAATCgacttgaggaagaagagggaacAAATGATGGCCAATATATGAATAACGTACGAGATGAGATAGCAAATATGCTATGGAATGTACGTCGTcattag
- the LOC104793895 gene encoding uncharacterized protein LOC104793895, which translates to MDPDWWVDREKEIPYAKIIREEGIPHMELMRRIFGCQGSKPEAMYPTHKQDANNTEVDERQSVDKFVPIAVDDDGDDSNRTPTKDAHLQSQTITNESPPLSPIGPAKRSAKKQSRVTPYPSNRGKDVLRSGEKNMPRRRTAFETEMGGQFKEMMEFRRAQVEEARERREKNEATPYKEAYGVLQSIQGLTRWTDFWWACIKVLKEDLFAREMMVSSENDHDKIIFLEGYTGYDRNGDFIGNRLNNLQSCQRGPPSVNLDLNIRNTNMETHEEFNAPSHTELMSLFKEIGYEGGTKKTGCDGESSQTKTFNLED; encoded by the exons ATGGATCCGGACTGGTGGGTTGACCGTGAAAag GAGATACCATATGCCAAAATTATCCGTGAAGAAGGAATTCCCCATATGGAGCTTATGAGACGCATATTTGGTTGTCAAGGCAGTAAACCAGAAGCTATGTACCCAACTCATAAGCAAGATGCAAACAATACTGAGGTAGATGAGAGGCAATCAGTGGACAAGTTCGTTCCGATAGCCgtagatgatgatggagatgattCAAACCGTACTCCTACAAAGGATGCACATCTACAGTCTCAAACCATCACAAACGAATCTCCTCCACTGTCGCCAATTGGTCCAGCGAAGCGGTCAGCTAAAAAACAATCACGTGTTACTCCATACCCAAGTAATCGAGGGAAAGATGTACTACGGAGTGGAGAAAAGAACATGCCACGAAGAAGAACGGCATTTGAAACAGAGATGGGTGGACAATTCAAAGAAATGATGGAATTTCGTCGTGCTCAAGTAGAAGAGGCAAGAGAACGTAGAGAAAAGAATGAAGCTACACCATACAAAGAGGCATATGGAGTCTTGCAATCAATTCAAGGTTTGACAAGGTGGACAGATTTTTGGTGGGCGTGTATCAAAGTACTAAAGGAGGATCTCTTTGCCCGAGAAATGATGGTCTCTAGTGAAAATGATCATGATAAGATCATATTCTTGGAGGGTTATACGGGATATGATCGTAACGGAGATTTCATTGGAAATCGTCTCAATAATTTGCAAAGTTGCCAAAGAGGTCCTCCAAGTGTCAACCTGGATTTGAACATCCGTAACACAAACATGGAGACTCACGAAGAATTCAATGCTCCATCTCATACAGAGCTCATGTCATTATTCAAAGAGATAGGGTATGAAGGTGGAACCAAGAAAACGGGTTGTGATGGAGAATCAAGTCAGACGAAGACTTTTAATCTAgaagattaa